From Vibrio fortis, a single genomic window includes:
- a CDS encoding GntR family transcriptional regulator, which yields MSDWKDDQPIFRQLAGKIVEQIMQGVWKDQQALPSVRTIAADLKINHLTVMKSYQLLVDDGLVEKKRGQGMFVAIGAEAQLKQRAYSDFVTNKIPDIANTLKNIDMSIDELVSLLEQHTKEKS from the coding sequence ATGTCAGATTGGAAAGATGACCAACCTATCTTTCGGCAACTCGCCGGCAAGATCGTAGAGCAAATAATGCAAGGGGTCTGGAAAGATCAACAAGCATTGCCGTCAGTAAGAACCATTGCGGCTGACCTGAAAATCAATCATCTCACCGTCATGAAAAGTTATCAGCTATTGGTCGACGATGGATTGGTTGAGAAAAAACGCGGACAAGGAATGTTTGTAGCTATAGGTGCAGAAGCGCAATTAAAACAACGTGCTTATAGCGATTTTGTTACCAACAAAATACCCGATATTGCAAACACATTAAAAAATATAGACATGAGTATTGATGAGCTCGTCTCTTTGTTAGAACAACACACAAAGGAAAAGTCATGA
- a CDS encoding pseudouridine synthase → MHSSTSSQASEFLHTPENCFTRFNQSIESYTLPERFTFPFYYEPHPLCELASAQLQAHLETQTDWQHDFGLESDEGRGKMFGVLIVRNPQGEIGYFSAFSGKIADQNLLPHFVPPVFDMLNSDSFFHQDTADMMAVNAKYKALKSDETYLALCEQMAQNKAQAEHENEAQRQLVIEGRKVRKQQREQGKLELDETAFEQLSVELGKASVADKNQQKHLKLTWDTRLAELQSKIDVYTEQLDQLKEQRASISHQLQHKLFAQYAFLNAEGKTEDLNHIFAPLTNPVPPAGSGECAAPKMLQYAYLHGYTPLAMAEFWWGRSPKSEVRKHKKYYASCQSKCVPILGHMMKGLEVDPNPLLENPAEGKELDILFQDEHIVVVHKPAGFLSVPGKTIKDSAYTRVEEQFPDVEGPFVIHRLDMATSGILVFALTRRANKSLQKQFITREVEKRYVALIEGNLEQDQGYIHLPLRGDLYDRPRQIVCYEHGKPAETKWEVIERRDGKTKVYLHPKTGRTHQLRVHCSHEEGLNMPIVGDVLYGHKADRLHLHAEKLCLSHPITHEWMTFQFEAEF, encoded by the coding sequence ATGCACTCATCGACTTCTTCGCAAGCTTCAGAATTTCTACACACTCCTGAAAACTGCTTTACCCGATTCAACCAATCGATTGAGTCATACACTCTGCCAGAACGCTTTACGTTTCCTTTTTACTACGAGCCCCACCCTCTTTGTGAACTCGCCTCTGCGCAGCTTCAAGCACATCTTGAGACTCAAACTGATTGGCAACACGACTTCGGCCTAGAATCGGATGAAGGACGAGGCAAAATGTTTGGCGTGCTTATCGTTCGTAACCCACAAGGCGAGATTGGTTACTTTTCAGCATTCTCGGGCAAGATTGCTGACCAAAACCTGTTGCCACACTTTGTGCCGCCCGTGTTTGATATGTTAAACAGCGACAGCTTCTTTCATCAAGATACTGCTGACATGATGGCAGTAAATGCAAAATACAAAGCATTGAAATCAGATGAAACCTATTTAGCACTGTGTGAACAAATGGCGCAAAATAAGGCACAAGCAGAGCATGAGAACGAGGCACAACGCCAGTTAGTCATCGAAGGTCGCAAGGTTCGTAAACAACAGCGTGAGCAAGGCAAATTAGAGCTTGATGAAACCGCATTTGAACAACTAAGTGTGGAACTTGGTAAAGCCAGCGTTGCAGACAAAAACCAACAGAAGCACCTTAAGCTCACTTGGGATACACGCCTGGCTGAATTGCAATCTAAAATCGATGTCTATACTGAGCAACTGGATCAGCTAAAGGAACAACGCGCATCTATCTCTCATCAGTTACAGCATAAACTTTTCGCTCAGTACGCGTTTCTAAATGCTGAAGGTAAAACGGAAGACTTAAACCATATCTTCGCGCCATTAACCAACCCAGTACCACCAGCAGGCTCAGGAGAATGTGCTGCCCCTAAAATGCTGCAATACGCCTATCTGCATGGCTATACGCCATTAGCGATGGCCGAGTTTTGGTGGGGACGTTCACCAAAATCAGAAGTTCGTAAACACAAGAAATACTACGCATCTTGCCAGAGCAAATGTGTTCCAATCCTTGGCCACATGATGAAAGGGCTTGAAGTCGACCCAAACCCGTTGCTAGAGAATCCAGCTGAGGGCAAAGAGCTCGATATCCTGTTCCAAGATGAACATATTGTTGTGGTACATAAGCCAGCAGGATTTCTGTCGGTTCCAGGCAAAACCATTAAAGATTCGGCTTACACACGCGTTGAGGAGCAGTTTCCTGACGTCGAAGGGCCGTTCGTGATTCACCGCTTGGATATGGCCACCTCAGGTATACTGGTTTTCGCACTCACTCGTAGAGCCAATAAAAGCCTACAAAAACAGTTCATTACTCGTGAAGTAGAAAAACGCTACGTCGCCTTAATTGAAGGTAACTTAGAGCAAGATCAAGGCTATATTCACCTACCTCTTCGCGGTGACCTTTACGACCGTCCACGTCAAATCGTCTGTTACGAACATGGCAAACCTGCAGAAACTAAGTGGGAAGTGATTGAACGCCGAGATGGCAAAACCAAAGTCTATCTCCACCCGAAAACAGGGCGAACTCATCAATTAAGAGTACACTGCTCTCATGAAGAGGGATTGAATATGCCAATCGTTGGCGATGTCCTCTACGGCCACAAAGCTGACCGACTACATCTTCATGCCGAGAAGTTATGCCTAAGCCATCCGATTACTCATGAGTGGATGACATTCCAGTTCGAGGCAGAATTCTAA
- a CDS encoding putative quinol monooxygenase codes for MSKIILTGHIEVPTSDLDAVLEALPTHMTLTRQEQGCLLFEVTQDPNNPCNFSVYEEFVDQQAFDTHQSRVKTSDWGKITHRVKRHYQIIDNGQS; via the coding sequence ATGTCTAAAATTATTTTAACCGGACACATTGAAGTTCCAACAAGCGACCTTGACGCCGTCCTCGAAGCACTGCCAACCCACATGACACTTACTCGCCAAGAACAGGGCTGCCTGCTATTTGAGGTCACGCAAGACCCAAATAATCCTTGTAATTTCAGTGTTTATGAAGAGTTTGTCGATCAGCAAGCTTTTGACACGCACCAAAGCCGCGTCAAAACTTCAGATTGGGGAAAGATCACTCACAGGGTTAAGCGCCACTACCAAATCATAGATAATGGCCAATCTTAA
- a CDS encoding ABC transporter ATP-binding protein, which produces MKTLLSAKNVTKRYPNSQGIEGISFELKSGQVLGLLGHNGAGKSTLIKSLLGGHRYQGEIEINGCHPIEQHAELMQHLSYISDVNVLPEWMSVKQLLKYTAGVHPSFDRSRAELMLSNTDIKLTSKIKQLSKGMKVQLHLSIIIATDTKVLILDEPTLGLDLIYRDTFYRHLLEWFHDGDRALIIASHEVSEIEHLLTDVLIIKQGKPVLYKSMEQIENDYFILDAANEYSSTIAAMNPLSSQPSLGSTKWLLDSQYKPQTEELGKRFNVGLSDLFLATQKEAI; this is translated from the coding sequence ATGAAGACATTGCTTTCCGCTAAGAACGTCACCAAACGCTACCCCAATAGTCAGGGCATAGAAGGTATCAGTTTTGAGCTAAAATCCGGACAAGTCTTAGGACTGTTAGGTCATAACGGTGCCGGAAAATCGACTTTGATAAAATCACTACTCGGCGGACACCGTTACCAAGGTGAGATTGAGATTAATGGTTGCCACCCTATAGAACAGCATGCAGAGCTCATGCAGCACCTCTCTTACATCTCCGATGTGAATGTGCTTCCCGAATGGATGAGCGTCAAACAACTGCTTAAATACACGGCCGGTGTTCACCCTAGCTTCGACCGTTCACGCGCTGAGCTTATGTTAAGCAATACTGATATTAAGCTCACGTCAAAGATCAAACAGCTTTCCAAAGGGATGAAAGTACAGCTTCATCTTTCAATCATTATTGCTACCGATACTAAAGTGTTGATCCTTGATGAGCCTACACTCGGGCTTGATCTTATCTATCGAGACACTTTCTATCGTCACCTATTAGAGTGGTTCCACGATGGTGATCGTGCGTTGATCATTGCAAGTCACGAAGTCTCTGAGATCGAGCATCTACTTACGGATGTATTGATCATTAAACAAGGCAAACCGGTTCTATACAAAAGCATGGAGCAGATTGAAAACGACTACTTCATTCTTGATGCGGCGAACGAATACAGCTCAACCATCGCGGCAATGAACCCGCTCAGCTCCCAGCCCAGTCTCGGTAGCACGAAATGGCTTCTGGATAGCCAATACAAACCTCAAACAGAAGAGTTAGGTAAAAGATTCAACGTTGGGCTATCAGACCTATTCCTTGCAACACAGAAGGAGGCTATTTAA
- a CDS encoding alpha/beta hydrolase family protein: MKWTHLLFAPFLFLCHFAIASGVGFSQITLTDDPARPLNTAIWYPTQDVSDSSLIGDNPAFVGTQVIKGGQIQSGHFPVVLLSHGYRGNWRNQNWLATELAQRGYIVASANHPGTTSFDQSPKQAAKWWERPRDISRILDYLITNSQWKQFVNNDNVTAIGHSLGGWTVMQLAGARLNRPTFEASCLIYPNPRTCGLAKELGLSSVQGHEPSNKDLSDPRIHRVVSLDLGLARSFSARSLSDIAVPTLILAAGVDIGDLPQVLESGYIAEHMPINSRRYKVYESATHFSFIQVCKPGAEVMLEDEVPGDGIICKDGKGTSRHTLHQQIVSDIVDFLNR, translated from the coding sequence ATGAAATGGACACATTTACTGTTCGCCCCCTTTCTTTTCCTTTGCCATTTCGCGATCGCGTCTGGTGTTGGGTTCTCTCAAATCACTTTAACAGATGATCCTGCTCGTCCACTGAACACTGCTATTTGGTACCCCACACAAGATGTTTCGGACTCAAGCTTAATTGGTGATAACCCTGCCTTTGTAGGGACACAAGTTATCAAAGGTGGCCAAATTCAATCTGGCCATTTTCCTGTGGTGCTACTGTCACACGGCTACCGAGGTAACTGGCGAAACCAAAACTGGTTAGCCACCGAACTTGCTCAGCGTGGCTATATCGTTGCCTCCGCTAACCATCCCGGAACAACCTCATTCGACCAATCTCCAAAACAAGCGGCCAAATGGTGGGAACGACCTCGGGACATATCACGTATTCTCGATTATTTGATAACCAACTCTCAATGGAAACAGTTTGTGAATAACGATAATGTCACAGCAATTGGGCACTCTCTAGGTGGTTGGACTGTGATGCAACTGGCTGGCGCGAGATTGAATAGGCCAACCTTTGAAGCTAGCTGTTTGATATATCCAAATCCACGAACCTGCGGACTAGCTAAAGAATTGGGGCTGTCCAGTGTTCAAGGTCATGAACCAAGCAATAAAGACCTCTCTGATCCGCGAATTCATCGAGTGGTCAGCCTCGACTTGGGACTTGCTCGTAGTTTCTCAGCCCGGAGTTTGAGTGACATCGCAGTGCCAACCTTAATACTGGCAGCGGGCGTTGATATTGGGGATCTGCCTCAGGTATTAGAATCTGGCTACATTGCCGAGCATATGCCTATAAATTCAAGACGCTACAAGGTCTATGAAAGCGCGACACATTTTAGCTTTATTCAAGTCTGTAAACCTGGAGCAGAAGTGATGCTTGAAGATGAAGTACCGGGTGATGGCATTATTTGTAAGGACGGTAAAGGCACATCACGCCACACACTGCATCAACAGATAGTGAGTGACATTGTGGACTTTCTAAACCGATAA
- a CDS encoding AraC family transcriptional regulator, whose protein sequence is MMLAIPLPFIAALLLFMTAVLLRCRYPQASKKPFWFITLCALMMIMVGLRWTVDIALFRFLQPIFGASIPVAAWLCFAGAHRSKPNTYLHWLGPIVVLVSSLLYQHIWAGTVDILLISLYLGYGSLLLKSSFSVPEQVRLSDVSKVAVAERVAGGLLLFSALVDGVLSYDILLSNAQHTNLILSISYLVLIPAIVAAVMVVSMSTPSSTEQNPPDVRPSMSDSLSEEADMQDRSASGSDEDKTKETVQIIAKFDALMTEQQIFKDPDLSLDRLARRLGIPARKISSAVNQTHNQNISKVINAYRIEHAKTLLQQSDKAITDIFLSSGFQTKSNFNREFSRITGQTPSEFRSSPQMLD, encoded by the coding sequence TTGATGCTCGCCATTCCCTTACCATTTATCGCTGCGCTGCTGTTATTCATGACAGCTGTGCTGCTTAGATGTCGCTATCCACAAGCCAGTAAAAAACCATTTTGGTTTATCACCCTATGTGCGTTGATGATGATTATGGTGGGACTACGATGGACGGTCGATATTGCGCTGTTTCGTTTTCTGCAGCCAATCTTTGGCGCAAGCATACCAGTGGCGGCTTGGCTCTGCTTTGCGGGGGCTCATAGAAGTAAACCTAATACATACTTGCATTGGTTGGGCCCCATCGTTGTTTTGGTGAGCTCATTGTTATATCAGCATATTTGGGCTGGAACTGTTGATATATTACTGATCTCGTTATATCTCGGCTACGGAAGCTTGTTGCTGAAGTCATCGTTCAGTGTCCCAGAACAAGTCCGATTATCCGACGTATCGAAAGTGGCGGTTGCGGAACGAGTTGCTGGTGGGCTTCTTCTGTTTTCCGCTTTGGTTGATGGCGTACTCTCTTACGACATCCTGTTGTCGAATGCGCAACATACTAACCTGATATTATCGATTAGCTACCTTGTGCTTATTCCTGCAATTGTAGCCGCGGTGATGGTTGTCAGTATGAGTACACCATCTTCGACAGAGCAAAATCCACCTGATGTTCGACCTTCAATGTCTGACAGCTTGTCTGAAGAAGCAGATATGCAAGATAGATCAGCGAGTGGTTCGGATGAGGACAAAACTAAAGAAACCGTGCAGATTATTGCTAAGTTCGATGCGTTAATGACAGAGCAGCAAATATTCAAGGATCCCGATTTGTCACTCGATCGGCTGGCACGAAGGTTAGGTATCCCTGCTCGCAAGATATCGTCAGCGGTTAATCAAACTCACAACCAGAATATTTCGAAAGTGATTAATGCCTATCGAATAGAGCACGCTAAGACTCTTCTTCAGCAAAGTGATAAAGCGATAACAGACATCTTTTTGAGTTCAGGCTTTCAAACCAAGTCCAATTTTAATCGCGAGTTTTCAAGAATAACTGGGCAAACTCCGAGTGAATTTCGAAGTTCGCCACAAATGTTAGATTGA
- a CDS encoding NUDIX hydrolase: MIPLDTSIVSGVALSKIDGQMKMLLMKRVKGGFWCHVAGSIERGEKGWQAIVREFKEETEIDVQALYNAQFLEQFYEPNVNVIELIPVFAVVCPPNQNVQLNEEHTEYRWCTLEEAKQLAPFPNQHAVYDHIWAYFVNKAPNPLYRVKLA, from the coding sequence ATGATTCCACTAGATACTTCGATTGTTTCCGGTGTGGCTCTATCTAAAATCGATGGCCAGATGAAAATGCTATTGATGAAGCGCGTTAAGGGGGGCTTTTGGTGTCATGTGGCGGGCTCTATTGAGCGCGGTGAAAAGGGGTGGCAAGCGATTGTACGAGAATTCAAAGAAGAGACAGAAATTGACGTGCAAGCTTTGTATAACGCTCAGTTCCTAGAACAGTTCTATGAGCCCAACGTTAACGTGATCGAGCTAATTCCTGTCTTCGCTGTAGTGTGTCCACCAAATCAAAATGTACAGCTAAATGAAGAACATACGGAATATCGTTGGTGCACGTTGGAAGAAGCAAAACAGCTCGCTCCGTTCCCTAACCAGCATGCTGTTTATGATCATATTTGGGCGTACTTTGTTAATAAAGCGCCCAATCCACTTTACCGTGTTAAGTTAGCTTAA